Proteins from a genomic interval of Gordonia sp. SL306:
- a CDS encoding CoA-binding protein → MSTTEEVVETILRTYDTITVVGASANPSKAANEVPAYMAEHGWRIIPVNPYADEIVGQKVYRTLADVPEQVGLVDVFRPSEDAAEVARQAVEAGATALWLQLGIESEEARAIAEDAGLLYVEDRCLIIEQRRTGLVAPKS, encoded by the coding sequence ATGAGCACAACCGAGGAGGTCGTCGAAACGATCCTGCGTACCTACGACACCATCACCGTCGTCGGTGCCAGCGCCAATCCGTCGAAGGCCGCGAACGAGGTTCCCGCGTACATGGCGGAGCACGGGTGGCGGATCATCCCGGTGAATCCGTATGCCGACGAGATCGTCGGCCAGAAGGTCTACCGCACCCTGGCCGACGTCCCCGAGCAGGTCGGCCTGGTCGACGTGTTCCGTCCCTCCGAGGACGCCGCCGAGGTTGCGCGGCAGGCGGTCGAGGCGGGCGCCACCGCGCTCTGGCTGCAGCTGGGCATCGAATCGGAGGAGGCTCGTGCGATCGCCGAGGATGCCGGGCTGCTCTACGTCGAGGACCGCTGCCTGATCATCGAGCAACGACGCACCGGCCTCGTCGCGCCGAAGTCCTGA
- a CDS encoding LysR family transcriptional regulator — translation MELRQLEYFVAVAAESGFTTAAARVRTTQPNISAQIRGLERELGAELFDRSGRRVTLTDAGRAALPAARDALTAAESVRQAVAEVNQVVRGHLSVGMVDGCTVRPLFTTLGLFRDRHPGVGLSLTEDASDGLVARVLRGELDVALAGYACDLPDGVDELSVVRERVVAALPRDHPLCSKNILSLRDLRGQPLVGLPRGAGIRTAFDRGAGDIRISLEASSPDAVVELVASGLGIGVLSESIVAERADAVTGRPIRGVNDQASLGFVWRTPAGPAVHAFLALARREFGFDIDQAVS, via the coding sequence ATGGAACTCCGTCAGCTCGAGTACTTCGTCGCGGTCGCCGCCGAGTCGGGTTTCACCACCGCGGCGGCGCGGGTGCGCACCACCCAGCCGAACATCAGCGCCCAGATCCGCGGGCTCGAACGTGAACTCGGCGCCGAGTTGTTCGATCGGTCGGGACGTCGGGTGACACTCACCGACGCCGGCCGTGCCGCACTGCCTGCCGCACGTGACGCACTGACCGCAGCCGAGTCGGTGCGACAGGCGGTGGCCGAGGTGAACCAGGTGGTGCGCGGCCACCTGTCGGTCGGGATGGTCGACGGGTGCACGGTCCGACCACTGTTCACCACACTCGGACTCTTCCGCGATCGCCACCCGGGAGTGGGACTGTCGCTCACCGAGGACGCCTCGGACGGACTGGTCGCGCGGGTGCTGCGCGGCGAACTCGACGTCGCGCTGGCCGGCTATGCCTGCGACCTCCCCGACGGTGTCGACGAACTGTCCGTGGTGCGCGAACGTGTGGTCGCCGCGCTCCCCCGCGACCATCCGCTCTGCTCGAAAAATATTCTGTCCCTTCGCGATCTACGCGGCCAACCGTTAGTGGGCCTACCGCGCGGCGCTGGCATCCGGACCGCGTTCGACCGGGGCGCCGGCGACATCCGGATCTCCCTGGAGGCGTCGTCGCCCGATGCCGTCGTCGAACTCGTCGCGAGCGGGTTGGGCATCGGGGTGCTGAGCGAGTCCATCGTCGCCGAGCGCGCCGACGCCGTGACCGGGCGCCCGATCCGCGGGGTGAATGACCAGGCCTCGCTGGGCTTCGTGTGGCGCACGCCCGCCGGGCCCGCGGTGCACGCTTTTCTCGCACTCGCCCGCCGGGAGTTCGGGTTCGACATCGATCAGGCCGTGTCCTGA
- a CDS encoding YybH family protein: MSDRRTTERATTPEDITRLFVEFSNAGEADAVASLYHPDAVMAYPPGEVTRGRAAIRELWASVLAHNPTFVPEAPLPTLYFGDDLALTSTPPRDGAGARAQVVARQDDGSWVRIIDQPEFQTPTS, translated from the coding sequence ATGTCCGATCGACGCACCACCGAGAGGGCCACCACCCCCGAGGACATCACTCGGTTGTTCGTCGAGTTCTCGAACGCCGGTGAGGCGGACGCCGTCGCATCGCTCTACCACCCGGATGCCGTGATGGCCTACCCGCCGGGCGAGGTGACGCGTGGTCGCGCGGCAATCCGGGAGCTGTGGGCCTCGGTGCTGGCCCACAACCCGACGTTCGTCCCCGAAGCGCCCCTGCCGACGCTGTATTTCGGCGACGACCTGGCGTTGACGTCGACACCTCCCCGCGATGGTGCGGGTGCGCGCGCACAGGTCGTCGCACGGCAGGACGACGGCTCGTGGGTGCGGATCATCGACCAGCCGGAGTTCCAGACACCGACCAGCTGA
- a CDS encoding MarR family winged helix-turn-helix transcriptional regulator — MGDRATVDENPLLLERQVCFALAVANRSVLKIYRRLLEPLGLTHPQYLVMLALWETSPRAVKDIGHVLQLDSATLSPLLKRLEASGLVIRQRRDDDERNVDVALTDTGRDLRTKALDIPQAVVSALGSDMSDLEQLHAVLTRVNAAALRAESDG, encoded by the coding sequence ATGGGCGACAGAGCGACGGTCGACGAGAATCCGCTACTCCTCGAACGTCAGGTCTGCTTTGCCCTCGCCGTCGCCAACCGATCGGTCCTCAAGATCTACCGCCGACTGCTCGAACCGCTCGGCCTCACCCACCCGCAGTACCTCGTGATGCTGGCGCTCTGGGAGACGTCGCCACGGGCGGTCAAGGACATCGGACATGTGCTGCAACTGGATTCGGCGACGTTGTCGCCCTTGCTGAAGCGGCTCGAAGCGTCCGGGCTGGTGATCCGACAGCGCCGCGACGACGACGAGCGCAACGTCGACGTCGCGCTGACCGACACCGGCCGTGACCTGCGCACCAAGGCGCTCGACATCCCGCAGGCCGTGGTCTCGGCACTCGGGTCGGACATGTCCGACCTCGAACAACTACATGCGGTCCTGACCCGGGTGAACGCCGCAGCTCTGCGCGCCGAGTCGGACGGGTGA
- a CDS encoding DUF1697 domain-containing protein, with translation MPRRVVLIRAINVGGAKLPMADLRAMATELGATKISTYIASGNLLCDPPGAVDEFDRALEAAITERFGYTREVISRSRDDLAAALADHPFAVIDPKYSYVYCLTGTPDAAKIAEFEKRPFGDDQFTVIGDDLHIRFDGGAGGSKLTAPVIARGLGVQGTGRNLKTVRKLIDLADED, from the coding sequence ATGCCGCGACGAGTGGTACTGATCCGTGCGATCAATGTGGGCGGCGCGAAACTCCCGATGGCCGACCTACGGGCAATGGCAACCGAACTCGGCGCCACCAAGATCTCCACCTACATCGCGTCGGGCAACCTGCTCTGTGATCCGCCCGGTGCTGTCGACGAATTCGACCGGGCCCTGGAGGCGGCGATCACCGAACGCTTCGGCTATACGCGGGAGGTGATCAGCCGGTCCCGCGACGACCTCGCCGCCGCCCTGGCGGACCATCCCTTCGCTGTCATCGACCCGAAGTACTCGTACGTGTATTGCCTCACCGGTACACCTGACGCCGCGAAGATCGCCGAGTTCGAGAAGCGCCCCTTCGGCGACGACCAGTTCACTGTCATCGGCGACGACCTCCACATCAGATTCGACGGGGGCGCAGGCGGCTCGAAGCTGACCGCGCCCGTGATCGCCAGAGGCCTGGGAGTGCAGGGCACGGGCCGCAACCTCAAGACGGTCCGCAAGCTCATCGACCTCGCCGACGAGGACTGA
- a CDS encoding DUF4185 domain-containing protein, whose amino-acid sequence MSGWRMLITGTTITAVALTGAVSVSAPAHASVCSAVGFHGGDVGSTGSAGSSQIGLGSMDFGSYRAGGKKPQGPLVKLRGASTAIQWVTGPRSPNRTDQRFSITSTDVGVPWDNGSGQVLMAFGDTWGRCAGQMVWRHNTMLRSNGNSNLDKGITFPNAIPGAVRSGASVTPAHPTFAQPMLNAIAVRNTEVGKIPTGGISINGVQFMSYMSIHQWTGPGRWVTNYSAIAISGDNGQTWATDNNTVRANLELTVPGITQLAQGHGRFQMGAFLRSGGYVYQYGTPSGRLGAAFVSRFRPADILNLNRYEYYRGGGAWSPRPIDAVPIVRQPMSEMSVIYNGYLKRFVMLSERAGNIVLRTSPTPVGPWSGEKVIVPAAQAHGLYAPFIHPRSTGRSLYFVASRWDDYNVMLIRTDLAKVR is encoded by the coding sequence ATGTCCGGTTGGCGGATGCTCATCACCGGGACGACGATCACGGCAGTGGCGCTCACCGGTGCCGTGTCGGTGTCCGCGCCCGCCCATGCCTCGGTGTGTAGCGCCGTCGGATTCCACGGCGGCGACGTCGGCAGCACCGGGAGCGCCGGGTCGAGTCAGATCGGCCTCGGCAGCATGGACTTCGGCAGTTACCGGGCGGGCGGCAAGAAGCCGCAGGGACCTCTCGTCAAGCTCCGCGGGGCGAGCACGGCGATCCAGTGGGTGACCGGACCGCGCAGCCCCAACCGCACCGACCAGCGGTTCTCCATCACCTCGACCGACGTCGGCGTGCCGTGGGACAACGGGTCCGGGCAGGTTCTGATGGCATTCGGCGACACCTGGGGCAGATGCGCGGGGCAAATGGTGTGGCGGCACAACACGATGCTGCGCAGCAACGGCAACTCGAACCTCGACAAAGGCATCACATTCCCGAACGCCATCCCGGGGGCCGTCCGGTCGGGAGCGTCGGTGACGCCTGCGCATCCGACCTTCGCGCAACCCATGCTCAACGCGATCGCGGTCCGCAACACCGAGGTCGGCAAGATCCCGACCGGCGGTATCTCGATCAACGGCGTCCAGTTCATGAGTTACATGTCGATCCATCAGTGGACCGGCCCCGGCCGGTGGGTGACCAATTACTCGGCGATCGCGATCTCCGGCGACAACGGGCAGACCTGGGCCACCGACAACAACACCGTCCGGGCCAACCTCGAACTGACCGTGCCGGGCATCACTCAACTCGCCCAGGGACACGGACGTTTCCAGATGGGCGCGTTCCTTCGCTCCGGCGGCTACGTCTACCAGTACGGCACACCCAGCGGGCGGCTCGGCGCGGCTTTCGTCTCCCGGTTCCGTCCGGCCGACATCCTGAACCTCAACCGCTACGAGTACTACCGGGGCGGCGGGGCGTGGTCCCCCCGCCCGATCGATGCAGTGCCGATCGTCCGTCAGCCGATGAGCGAGATGTCGGTCATCTACAACGGGTACCTCAAGCGGTTCGTCATGCTCTCCGAGCGCGCCGGGAACATCGTGCTCCGCACCTCCCCGACGCCGGTCGGGCCGTGGAGTGGCGAGAAGGTGATCGTGCCTGCCGCGCAGGCCCACGGGCTCTACGCACCCTTCATCCATCCACGGTCCACCGGCCGGTCTCTCTATTTCGTCGCGTCCCGCTGGGACGACTACAACGTCATGCTCATCCGGACCGATCTGGCGAAGGTCCGGTGA
- a CDS encoding citrate/2-methylcitrate synthase gives MDQLIAPEGLANVVVADTEIGDVRGNEGFYHYREHSAIDLARTRTFEEVWYLFVHGTLPTRAELSRFRSATAPLGALPDELAGLLRTVALLGDERDTLAGLRTVLSAAGPAAHAAPLWESDPESVRQDAMRVAALTPTILAALHRIRIGEEPIAPDPDLSVAANWLYQVTGRRPEPVHSRAIEQYLIATVDHGFNASTFTARVIASTGADVYAAVCGALGAFSGPLHGGAPDRALDALDEIARHGDAAAWAREQVSAHRRIMGFGHAVYRTVDPRSELLRSIAVELGGPTAEQAVDVEREVVEVLREAHPDQPRYANVEFYAGVVMDACGVPRSMFTPTFAASRVVGWCANIAEQARSRKIIRPRARYVGPPPL, from the coding sequence ATGGACCAGTTGATCGCACCGGAGGGGCTCGCGAATGTCGTCGTCGCCGACACCGAGATCGGCGACGTGCGCGGGAACGAGGGTTTCTACCACTATCGCGAACACTCGGCGATCGACCTCGCGCGGACGCGGACCTTCGAAGAGGTCTGGTACCTGTTCGTACACGGCACTCTGCCCACGCGCGCCGAATTGTCCCGGTTCCGTTCTGCGACTGCGCCGCTGGGCGCGCTGCCCGACGAACTCGCCGGCCTGCTCCGCACCGTCGCCCTGCTCGGCGACGAGCGTGACACGCTTGCCGGCCTGCGCACCGTGCTGTCGGCCGCCGGACCCGCCGCGCACGCCGCCCCACTGTGGGAGAGCGACCCGGAGTCGGTCCGGCAGGATGCGATGCGGGTGGCCGCCCTGACCCCGACGATCCTGGCCGCGTTGCACCGAATCCGCATCGGCGAGGAGCCGATCGCTCCCGATCCGGACCTCTCCGTGGCCGCGAACTGGCTCTATCAGGTCACCGGGCGTCGGCCCGAACCCGTCCATTCCCGCGCGATCGAGCAGTACCTGATCGCGACCGTCGACCACGGTTTCAACGCCTCCACGTTCACCGCCCGGGTGATCGCGTCGACCGGCGCAGACGTCTATGCAGCGGTCTGCGGCGCGCTCGGCGCCTTCTCGGGACCGCTGCACGGGGGCGCGCCCGACCGCGCACTCGACGCCCTCGACGAGATCGCCCGCCACGGTGATGCGGCCGCGTGGGCTCGCGAGCAGGTATCCGCGCACCGCCGGATCATGGGTTTCGGTCACGCCGTCTACCGGACCGTCGATCCGCGGTCGGAACTGCTGCGGTCCATCGCCGTCGAACTCGGCGGTCCGACCGCCGAGCAGGCCGTCGACGTGGAACGCGAGGTGGTCGAGGTGCTGCGCGAGGCCCATCCGGATCAGCCGCGATATGCCAATGTCGAGTTCTACGCGGGTGTGGTGATGGACGCCTGCGGGGTGCCGCGGTCCATGTTCACCCCCACCTTCGCGGCGAGCCGCGTCGTCGGGTGGTGCGCCAACATCGCCGAACAGGCCCGGTCCCGCAAGATCATCCGGCCACGTGCGCGATACGTCGGGCCGCCACCGCTGTGA
- a CDS encoding citrate synthase, whose translation MARTHTRRFPKPIHHDGRDYLTTEQVARLLGVKVATVYAYVSRGRMTSVRIDGVDGSVFAVEEVEGVVEGRPRRAPAGVVERIRTRLTLLQDDRLFYRGHDVVDLADRGFEEVANLLWDNEGAWPSAGADATTTAVIRTAGGPRARGLDLIRLTVDVLGARDPHRHRRDPATVAGTAARVIGACVDVLGDGTGHPGSIAERLWPCLTDDPSSPQKTAQLDVALVLLADHDMSAGTVAARVAASARGSIYAVLGAGLGAFDGPVHGGATTLAHRFLAAALDDPAGAVAEHLYLGNDIPGTGHVVYRHRDPRAELLMDLLAHSDGGDPRVVPAVEAIRGQLPESAFPNSDLALAALALRYRMRPDAAETIFALARMAGWTAHALEEYDERRLRFRPEGVYSGVRPAAR comes from the coding sequence ATGGCACGGACGCACACGCGACGATTCCCGAAGCCGATCCACCATGACGGCCGCGACTACCTGACCACCGAGCAGGTGGCGCGGCTCCTCGGTGTCAAGGTGGCCACCGTTTATGCGTACGTGAGTCGAGGGCGGATGACGAGTGTCCGCATCGACGGCGTCGACGGGAGTGTGTTCGCGGTGGAGGAGGTCGAGGGCGTCGTCGAGGGCCGGCCCCGGCGTGCGCCCGCGGGGGTCGTCGAGCGGATTCGGACCCGGCTGACCCTCCTGCAGGACGACCGGCTCTTCTATCGGGGACACGACGTCGTCGACCTGGCCGATCGCGGCTTCGAAGAGGTGGCGAACCTGTTGTGGGACAACGAGGGCGCGTGGCCCTCGGCCGGTGCAGACGCCACGACGACGGCCGTGATCCGAACTGCCGGCGGACCGCGGGCCAGGGGACTCGACCTGATCCGGCTGACGGTCGACGTGCTCGGCGCGCGTGATCCCCACCGGCACCGGCGCGATCCGGCAACGGTCGCCGGCACGGCGGCCAGGGTCATCGGTGCGTGCGTGGACGTCCTGGGTGACGGGACCGGGCACCCGGGATCGATCGCCGAGCGCCTGTGGCCATGCCTCACCGACGACCCGTCGTCGCCGCAGAAGACCGCACAGCTCGACGTCGCTCTCGTACTGCTCGCCGATCACGACATGTCGGCGGGCACCGTGGCGGCGCGGGTGGCGGCGAGCGCGCGCGGCAGCATCTACGCGGTGCTGGGCGCGGGACTCGGCGCGTTCGACGGACCGGTCCACGGCGGTGCGACGACCCTGGCCCACCGTTTTCTCGCGGCCGCGCTCGACGACCCGGCCGGAGCCGTGGCCGAGCACCTCTACCTGGGCAACGACATACCGGGCACCGGCCATGTGGTGTACCGGCATCGGGACCCGAGGGCGGAGCTCCTGATGGACCTGCTGGCGCACTCGGACGGCGGTGACCCGCGGGTGGTGCCTGCCGTGGAGGCGATCCGCGGTCAGCTGCCCGAATCGGCATTCCCCAACTCGGATCTGGCGCTCGCCGCCCTCGCGCTCCGATACCGGATGCGGCCGGACGCCGCGGAGACGATCTTCGCGCTCGCCCGGATGGCCGGCTGGACCGCCCATGCCCTCGAGGAGTACGACGAGCGCCGCCTGCGGTTCCGGCCGGAGGGCGTCTACTCCGGGGTACGGCCTGCCGCGAGGTGA
- a CDS encoding methyltransferase domain-containing protein, whose translation MQTWDPDRYLQFADDRARPYLDLIAQIPTAPSTIVDLGCGPGHLTRHLRALWPEAQVLGIDSSAEMIDKAIRENTDALANYDIAEASEWAPNQPVDLIVSNAMFQWVPDQFDVIERLLGHLTDGGVFALQVPDNGEAPTYRSLLELADDPRFAEQLSGVRRVPRFGPLEYLAFFTERGYSTNAWSTTYLHVLHGDDPVYDWISATAARPFLKALDDDSREVFVAELKDRLRAAYPAKAWGTVLPFQRTFAVAAPSA comes from the coding sequence ATGCAGACCTGGGATCCGGACCGCTACCTGCAATTCGCCGACGACCGTGCGCGCCCATACCTCGACCTCATCGCGCAGATCCCGACGGCACCGTCGACGATCGTCGATCTCGGTTGCGGTCCAGGTCATCTCACCCGCCACCTGCGCGCGCTCTGGCCCGAGGCGCAGGTCCTCGGCATCGATTCGTCGGCCGAGATGATCGACAAGGCCATCCGCGAGAACACGGACGCGCTGGCCAATTACGACATCGCGGAGGCGTCCGAGTGGGCGCCGAACCAACCCGTCGACCTGATCGTCTCCAACGCGATGTTCCAGTGGGTGCCCGACCAGTTCGACGTCATCGAGCGCCTGCTGGGACATCTCACCGACGGCGGCGTCTTCGCTCTGCAGGTTCCCGACAACGGCGAGGCCCCCACCTACCGGTCGCTCCTCGAGCTCGCCGACGATCCGCGATTCGCCGAGCAGCTATCCGGCGTCCGGCGGGTTCCGCGCTTCGGTCCGCTCGAATACCTGGCCTTTTTCACCGAACGCGGCTACTCGACCAATGCCTGGTCAACGACCTACCTGCATGTGCTGCACGGCGACGACCCGGTGTACGACTGGATCTCCGCGACGGCCGCGCGACCGTTCCTCAAGGCCCTCGACGACGACTCCCGGGAGGTCTTCGTCGCCGAACTCAAGGATCGGCTGCGGGCGGCCTACCCGGCGAAGGCCTGGGGGACGGTCCTGCCGTTCCAGCGGACCTTCGCGGTGGCGGCACCGTCGGCCTGA
- the rnhA gene encoding ribonuclease HI → MTPGSTDVVEISSDGACLGNPGPGGWGAVLRYRQHEKRISGSDPDTTNNKMELTGAIEALAALTKPSTVILYTDSSYVRNGITKWVAGWQRNGWKTSDKKPVKNADLWRRLIDEEKRHQVTWKWVKGHAGDHYNEIADELATTAARQIAEGLR, encoded by the coding sequence GTGACGCCCGGCTCGACCGACGTCGTGGAGATATCCTCCGACGGCGCGTGCCTGGGCAATCCGGGTCCGGGCGGCTGGGGCGCGGTGCTGCGATACCGGCAGCACGAGAAGCGGATCTCCGGCTCGGATCCGGACACCACGAACAACAAGATGGAGCTCACCGGTGCCATCGAGGCACTGGCCGCGCTCACCAAACCGTCGACCGTGATCCTCTACACGGACTCGAGTTATGTCCGCAACGGCATCACCAAATGGGTCGCGGGGTGGCAGCGGAACGGCTGGAAGACCTCCGACAAGAAGCCGGTCAAGAACGCCGACCTGTGGCGGCGCCTGATCGACGAGGAGAAGCGGCACCAGGTCACCTGGAAATGGGTGAAGGGTCACGCAGGCGACCATTACAACGAGATCGCCGACGAACTCGCGACCACGGCTGCCCGGCAGATCGCCGAGGGCCTGCGATGA
- a CDS encoding D-isomer specific 2-hydroxyacid dehydrogenase family protein translates to MSEPLPVAVEPTPDKHLVAAVEGAGGRVVGIDEARVLVWIGTGAEFPDLPDHVEWVALKTAGIEEFVSAGVIDNRRVWTNASGFYAENVAEHALTLLLAGLRQVNTAVLRHWDKEPIDTAVRSLHGSTVAIIGAGGIAASLIPRLSACGADVIAVNRSGRPVDGAALTLPADRTGEVWGQTDHVVLAAPATAETRHLINADSLAALPSHAWVVNVARGPLVDQAALVAALREGRIGGAALDVTAPEPPAADDPLWSLPNVIITPHVANPSSGLTRTMAPWLAENIRRFLAGEELLAVVTPGSDY, encoded by the coding sequence ATGAGTGAGCCGTTGCCGGTCGCCGTCGAACCCACGCCCGATAAGCACCTGGTGGCGGCGGTCGAGGGCGCCGGTGGGCGGGTGGTCGGGATCGACGAGGCTCGCGTGCTCGTGTGGATCGGCACCGGCGCGGAGTTCCCGGACCTGCCCGACCACGTCGAATGGGTGGCCCTGAAGACCGCGGGCATCGAGGAGTTCGTCTCCGCCGGGGTCATCGACAACCGCCGGGTCTGGACCAACGCGTCGGGTTTCTACGCCGAGAACGTCGCAGAGCACGCCCTGACCCTGTTGCTGGCAGGCCTGCGGCAGGTCAACACCGCAGTGCTCAGGCACTGGGACAAAGAGCCGATCGACACCGCGGTCCGCTCGCTGCACGGTTCGACGGTCGCCATCATCGGTGCAGGCGGGATCGCCGCGTCGCTGATCCCGCGCCTGTCCGCGTGCGGTGCCGACGTGATCGCGGTGAACCGGTCCGGCCGACCGGTCGACGGTGCGGCCCTGACGTTGCCGGCCGACCGCACCGGCGAGGTGTGGGGGCAGACCGACCACGTGGTGCTCGCGGCACCGGCGACGGCCGAGACGCGTCACCTCATCAACGCGGACTCGCTGGCCGCGCTCCCCTCCCACGCCTGGGTCGTGAACGTCGCGCGGGGACCGCTGGTCGATCAGGCCGCGCTGGTGGCCGCGCTGCGTGAGGGGCGGATCGGCGGGGCTGCGCTCGACGTCACCGCCCCTGAGCCGCCCGCCGCCGACGACCCGCTCTGGTCACTGCCGAATGTCATCATCACGCCGCACGTCGCGAACCCGTCGTCGGGACTCACCCGCACGATGGCGCCGTGGCTGGCCGAGAACATCCGGCGATTCCTGGCCGGCGAGGAGCTCCTGGCGGTCGTCACGCCGGGCAGCGACTACTGA
- a CDS encoding MerR family transcriptional regulator, with protein sequence MSTDHLMEKALAALGEQDGPLSVEVIHQLVEADEIDGVLTIAEAADLLGVSAHTLRYYERIGLVDVPRDGVGNRTYDAAAVRRLVFLTRMRLSGMAIRDLQHYVELVDRGDDTVDERLEMLLEHRDTVRRQIAELTLSLAATEYKIATYGGKTQP encoded by the coding sequence ATGAGTACAGATCACCTGATGGAGAAGGCGCTCGCGGCGCTGGGTGAACAGGACGGACCGCTGTCCGTCGAGGTCATCCATCAACTGGTGGAGGCCGACGAGATCGACGGCGTCCTCACGATCGCGGAGGCCGCGGACCTGCTCGGCGTCTCCGCGCACACCCTCCGCTACTACGAACGCATCGGCCTCGTGGACGTGCCGCGTGACGGCGTCGGCAACCGGACCTACGACGCCGCGGCAGTCCGGCGCCTCGTGTTTCTCACGCGGATGAGGTTGTCGGGCATGGCCATCCGCGACCTGCAGCACTATGTGGAACTCGTCGACCGCGGTGACGACACGGTCGACGAGCGACTGGAGATGTTGCTCGAGCACCGTGACACGGTGCGCCGTCAGATCGCGGAGCTGACATTGTCGCTCGCCGCAACCGAATACAAGATCGCCACCTACGGAGGGAAGACACAGCCATGA
- a CDS encoding aldo/keto reductase, translating to MSPASNNPASNNPAANNTASTNTGIARRRIGDLDVSAIGLGCMGMSFAYGEVDETEALATLDHAIDTGVNFLDTADMYGRGGANEKLLSRVLAERRDEVVLATKFGIITDPETGYPTGEVNGSREYVRAAVDASLRRLGTDVIDLYYLHRVDSSRPIEETVEAMSELVASGKVRALGLSEANAETLRRAAAVHPIAALQSEWSVFSRDIEDLDVPAAREIGAAIVPYSPLGRGMLTGTAPTELSDNDFRQTLPRWQGDNLTENLSLVDEVRAVAREVGATAGQVALAWLLAQGDDVVPIPGTKRRRYLDENVGAVELSLSVDQLDRLAALRPAGERYPDMEWVSGRSG from the coding sequence ATGAGCCCCGCATCAAACAACCCCGCATCAAACAACCCCGCAGCGAACAACACCGCTTCGACCAACACCGGGATCGCCCGACGACGCATCGGCGACCTGGACGTCTCGGCCATCGGGTTGGGTTGTATGGGAATGAGTTTCGCCTACGGCGAGGTCGATGAGACCGAAGCGCTCGCGACCCTCGATCACGCGATCGACACCGGGGTGAACTTCCTCGACACCGCCGACATGTACGGCCGTGGCGGAGCCAACGAGAAGCTCCTGTCGCGGGTGCTGGCGGAACGTCGCGACGAGGTGGTCCTCGCCACCAAGTTCGGCATCATCACCGATCCGGAGACCGGCTATCCGACCGGTGAGGTGAACGGCTCTCGCGAGTACGTGCGGGCGGCCGTGGATGCGTCGCTGCGCCGTCTCGGCACCGACGTCATCGACCTCTACTACCTGCACCGGGTGGATTCCTCGCGCCCGATCGAGGAGACGGTGGAGGCGATGTCGGAACTGGTGGCGTCGGGCAAGGTGCGTGCGCTCGGACTGTCCGAGGCGAACGCCGAGACGCTGCGTCGTGCTGCCGCGGTCCATCCGATCGCGGCGTTGCAGTCGGAGTGGTCGGTGTTCAGTCGTGACATCGAGGACCTGGACGTGCCCGCCGCCCGCGAGATCGGTGCCGCGATCGTGCCGTACAGTCCGCTGGGCCGGGGCATGCTCACCGGAACGGCGCCGACAGAGCTGTCGGACAACGACTTCCGCCAGACTCTGCCTCGGTGGCAGGGTGACAACCTGACCGAGAACCTCTCGCTCGTCGACGAGGTCCGCGCGGTGGCCCGCGAGGTCGGGGCAACGGCGGGTCAGGTGGCGCTGGCGTGGTTGCTGGCACAGGGCGACGACGTCGTCCCGATCCCCGGCACCAAGCGTCGCCGGTATCTCGACGAGAACGTCGGCGCGGTCGAACTGTCGTTGTCGGTGGATCAGCTCGATCGGCTGGCGGCGCTGCGTCCGGCGGGGGAGCGGTATCCGGATATGGAGTGGGTGTCGGGACGGTCGGGATAG